The genomic DNA AACTGGATCGCCTCTGAAGCGGGCTGGTCACACGAGCCGACCAAGCGCGTTCTCGAACGTCTCGTCGACGACGGGATTCTCCACCGAGACGACAGCGGGATTCACACGACATACTACCCCGATTACCGTCGTCAGGCGATACAGGAGGCGATGCGCCTCCGAGACAGCGGCCACACTGTCGAGGAACTTACGGACCGTCTCGCCGACATGAAGGCACAGATTCGCGACTGGGAGGGCGAGTTCCACATCGAGTCGCCGAACCAGCTTCGCGGGACGCTCGCTGAGGAGTCTCTCGACGCCGACGAAGAGAATCGTCGCCGTGAAATTGCCCGTGAGTGGGAACACCTCCAACGGCGCATCGAGATCGTCGGCTTTGCCATCCGTGAATGGGACTTTCTCACTCCGACGACCGAGCCCGCCGAGGCCAGCAGCTGACGGATGTCGGTCCCGCATCCCGGTGGTGACCCGAACGCAAACCTCTACGCCCAGCTGAAGCGAGATGTCCTCGACCGTGTGCCACAGATTACGACGGTCGAGTTCGTTCCTGACGATATCGTGGCCAAGCAGCTGCGGGCACGGTTTGATTCT from Haloglomus litoreum includes the following:
- a CDS encoding DUF7342 family protein, giving the protein MTKDESSSENLMGRQTTGEDRVRMVVRQLSEPRTANWIASEAGWSHEPTKRVLERLVDDGILHRDDSGIHTTYYPDYRRQAIQEAMRLRDSGHTVEELTDRLADMKAQIRDWEGEFHIESPNQLRGTLAEESLDADEENRRREIAREWEHLQRRIEIVGFAIREWDFLTPTTEPAEASS